From Pararhizobium sp. A13:
CAACCGTGTAGGGCAATGTCGTTGTAATGGAATCGAATTCCTGGTGCTGGACATCGACGGACGTGAAGAAGCGATCGGTCCATTCGGCGTCCCAGCGAAACGCGAAGGTATCGACCTTGCCGTCCAGTGCGAGATCGAGCTGGTTTGATTGGATGCCGAGCACACCGACCGGAGCGAGCGTGGGTGTGTCCGAGGCAGCGCCCTCGCGCAAATACGCGGCTCTCAGCCATTGCCCTTCGAAAGGGCTCCAGGCGAGACCGACATGCGGCTCCAGCCTTTCGATCTTGCTGTCGCCGTTCTCAAGGTAGGTGGCAAACAGTGCCGCCTCGGCCTTGAATGAAGGCGTTATTTCGGCAAGCACGGAGGCATAGGCCCTGCCGAGAGGCGACGTCTCGTTGGACGTCGTGTCGATAAATGTGACTGGAGGCGAGATGTCGATCGTTGTCTCATGCGACTTCTGTTTCAGCGTCCCACCTTCCAACCCGTAGCGAAAGGTCAGGTCGCCGTCTCCATAGATATGGCCAATGGCAGCAACAATGCTGGTTTCTTCGCCCTCCGTGTTTTCCTCGGTCAGGGGAATTCCAAACAGGGCGCCATTGTCCTGAACATGCGCTTCGCTGGCCGAATAGAAGAGACCGGCATTGACGATATTCTGGTAGGCAATGGTGTGGCTCCAACCGGCGCCTATATTCAGGCCGCTTGCGGATACATCCAAGGCGCGGTCGGCCGCCAGGGGAAACGGAACTGGTGGCACCGTCGTTAAGATGCTTGTATCGCGCGAAAGATCGGCACGTGCATATTCGGTATAGAAGACGAACCGGTCGTCAGGCGTCGGCGTTGCCGTCAGATAGCCGGTACCGCCGAGAAGGTCCGTCTCGTTTGAAAAATTGCCGGTGATATCGTCGAGCGCACGGCCCTGCGGGGTGGTTTCCCATTGCAGCGTGCCGTAGACGCTTATGGGAAAGAGTGCATTGCCGAAACCGCGAAGCTCTGCCTCGCCGATATATCCGAGTTTACCGTCGCCTGAGATCAGGCCACCGCCGATGGAGGCTTCCATAAATGGTCTCTGGACGAGATTGGCGGTCCGATCGCGGCTGGCGAGCATATGGGGCTCGATCAGCAGCCCTTGAATGTACGACGAGAACGACGTGTCGTTGAAGCTGTTTTCGATGGTTCTGCCGTCATAGCTGTCTTCGCTGGTGAACGGATTGACACTGCCGCGCACCGCCTGGTCGATATAGCTCGACCCCGTAAAGGCGTCGAACACGACGTCGCCGTAATATTGCCCCCAGGCATCGAGGCCCTGCAGGCGAAAAGCGTCGTTGAGCGTCGAACCCGCATACTGGTTGGCGCCGAGCGGTGCATAGTCGCCACCCCGAGCACGCGTCCGGCGCATGATCTCCTGCGCATTGCGGATCGCGGCATCGGAATCATATTCATCGATGGCGATCGCGGTGCGAACGACCGGTATGAGCGGATCGTGGGGATCCAGCCGCTCGGCATTGTCGAGCGCCTGGGCCGCAGGCAGACGATCGCCCTTTTCATAGTGAGCGGCGGCCAGCAGCAATTGTGCCGGGGAATAGCCCGGATTGGCGGTCGAGCCCGCGAGCAGGTCCTCCACCGCCTTTTCCATCTCGCCGGTCTGCAGATAGTAAAGGCCGCGGGCCACCAAGGCGATGTCGAAGGACGGATCGACCTTCATCGCTTCGTCTATCTCGCGTTTGGCTTCCGCCATGCGCATTTCGGCAAGATAGAGGACGGCAAGATTGGCATGACCGACGGGATCGCGCGGGTCGAGCTCAATCGCTTTCTTGTAGGCGGCTTCGGCTTCCCGGTTGGCATCCCGGTCGGATTGAGCAATACCGATCGTGTTCCAGATGGTGCTGGAGCCAGGCGCGGTTTTCAGGGCGCGGTTCAGATCGTCGAGCGCGCCCTGCCGGTCGTGCAAAATGAGGAGTTTGTAGCTCGCCCGCGCTTCCAGTCCGGTCGGATCGTCCGGGTCGATTGCCAGGGCACGTTCAAACCCGCCGACAACTTCCTTTTCATCGGCGAGCAGGAGGCCGAGTTGGGCGCGTATGCCGGGCAGCGTCGGATCGTCGGGCGTGTTGCGCTCGCCTTCCTTGATGGCGGCGAGTGCTGCCGGAATGTCCTCGCGGAAACCGGCGGTCCAGGCCTTTGCCATGGCGGCATAACCGCTGTTGCCGACCTTGGGCGGTTCTTCGACGTGGTTGGGGTCGGCAAGAGACCGGGCGAAATAACCGCCATAGGCAGCGATCGCGCGGCGCTTGGCGTCGAGCCCTGGCCTGGCCTTTTCAAACAGCGTAGCTGCATCCTTATAACGGTTCTCGGAGCCGGCGATCAGTGCCTCGAGCAGATCTGCGCGCGCAAGCTGGGCGCGGCGCAGGCCCCGGAGGCGTGCCTCGTCGAGGGCCGCCTTTGCCTTCTGCTTTCCATCGAGCGCGAGATAGATTTCCGACAGGCTCAGCCAATCCTCAGCGGTGCGCGTACCGGCTTCCTCCGTCTCGATGCGGCTTCGCTCGGAGCGCATCTGCGGCACGAGCAGTGGCGTTGCCGGCATCCACTGGAAGGCGGTCCGCACTTGCAGACTGAACAGCATCTGCTCCCGGTCTTTCGGCTTGGCGATGATGATCTTCGAGGGCGCCTTGCCGATCGCGGCGACGGCGCCTTCCCCTTGACTGACCGTCACTGAACCCTGCGCATTTGACAGCTCGACCAGCCCTTCCAGCACGATCAGCGAGGTCTTACCGTCCGCACCGACCGTCATCGTCCAGTCGGTGCCGCGAATGGCGGCTGTTGCGGCAGGGGTGTCGATGGATACGCCATCGCCGCCGCGCTCGGCGCGGGCCCAGATCGTGCCGGACTGCAGCTCAAGCCCGGTATCTCCGCTGCCGCCCATCTGCTTGACGAGAAGTGACGTATTGCGGCCGAGACGGACCTGGGTGCGGTCGGAAAACAGGACGGCCAGCTGGCCGGTGGCGTTGGTGCGCAGCACGTCGCCGGTGAGCAGGTCCTGCTGCAGGTCGACATAGCGCCAGCTGGAGACATCGACGAAACGCACTTCCTCGCCGGATTTGCGGGCAATGACCGACCCCGCGGCGGGAAGCGGGCGCGGCAAAGGGTCAGCCTGCGCCGGCATGGCGAGACAGAGCGCTCCCAACGCATACCCAACGCCCGTGGATGCGTATTTCATGCAAATTCCCCAACATTGCACAGATGATCACTGGAATTGACCACGCAAAAAGTCAAGCCGGGCGGGCGTTTTCGCTTTGCATTACAGCAGGTGTGTAGAAATGGAGAAACGCAATACAACATTGGCGAGTATTCCCGGCGGTATGTATAGGAGGAAGAATGCGGTTGCAGCTTTTGGAAGACGTTCACGAGTTGCGAAGTATTCACCTTGCATCAAGGCACAAGGCGCTTTTCTGCCGCCGGGTGAAAATCGCGTCTTGACGGTCACATCCATCGTCCAGTTCGCCGCCTGATCAAAACTCCCCAAAATTCCTATGAGATTTTTATTTCTCAGCCCAGCAGCCTGTCTCGAACCCTTATGCGGTTCGGCACCATAGTGAGCGTGGAATTCAGGCCCCGGATCTTGTGCTGAGCACGGTCTGACGGGGCCTCTTTCGCGTCACCTCCCCCTTTGAAGAAGAGGGAAACATGAAATTCAACAAAAGGAGCCTGGGTCGATGATGGATATTGTCTTGATCGGGATCGGCGTTTTGTTTTTCGCACTGTCGTTTGCCTACACCAATGCCTGCGACCGTCTTTAATTCGAAGGATCAGAAAAATGTTTGTCGACTATGTGCTCGGAGCCGGCGTGACCGTGTTTCTCCTCGCCTATCTGACCTACGCCCTCATTCGCCCTGAGCGCTTCTAAACGCCCGGGTTTTGAAAGTTATTCCTATGACACTCAACGGATGGATCCAGATCCTCATCTTCTGCGGGATCGTCATTTTGCTCGTCAAGCCGCTCGGTGCCTATATGACGCGCGTTTTCCACGGCGAGCGCATGCTCTTGTCGCCGCTCTTCGT
This genomic window contains:
- a CDS encoding FecR domain-containing protein is translated as MPAQADPLPRPLPAAGSVIARKSGEEVRFVDVSSWRYVDLQQDLLTGDVLRTNATGQLAVLFSDRTQVRLGRNTSLLVKQMGGSGDTGLELQSGTIWARAERGGDGVSIDTPAATAAIRGTDWTMTVGADGKTSLIVLEGLVELSNAQGSVTVSQGEGAVAAIGKAPSKIIIAKPKDREQMLFSLQVRTAFQWMPATPLLVPQMRSERSRIETEEAGTRTAEDWLSLSEIYLALDGKQKAKAALDEARLRGLRRAQLARADLLEALIAGSENRYKDAATLFEKARPGLDAKRRAIAAYGGYFARSLADPNHVEEPPKVGNSGYAAMAKAWTAGFREDIPAALAAIKEGERNTPDDPTLPGIRAQLGLLLADEKEVVGGFERALAIDPDDPTGLEARASYKLLILHDRQGALDDLNRALKTAPGSSTIWNTIGIAQSDRDANREAEAAYKKAIELDPRDPVGHANLAVLYLAEMRMAEAKREIDEAMKVDPSFDIALVARGLYYLQTGEMEKAVEDLLAGSTANPGYSPAQLLLAAAHYEKGDRLPAAQALDNAERLDPHDPLIPVVRTAIAIDEYDSDAAIRNAQEIMRRTRARGGDYAPLGANQYAGSTLNDAFRLQGLDAWGQYYGDVVFDAFTGSSYIDQAVRGSVNPFTSEDSYDGRTIENSFNDTSFSSYIQGLLIEPHMLASRDRTANLVQRPFMEASIGGGLISGDGKLGYIGEAELRGFGNALFPISVYGTLQWETTPQGRALDDITGNFSNETDLLGGTGYLTATPTPDDRFVFYTEYARADLSRDTSILTTVPPVPFPLAADRALDVSASGLNIGAGWSHTIAYQNIVNAGLFYSASEAHVQDNGALFGIPLTEENTEGEETSIVAAIGHIYGDGDLTFRYGLEGGTLKQKSHETTIDISPPVTFIDTTSNETSPLGRAYASVLAEITPSFKAEAALFATYLENGDSKIERLEPHVGLAWSPFEGQWLRAAYLREGAASDTPTLAPVGVLGIQSNQLDLALDGKVDTFAFRWDAEWTDRFFTSVDVQHQEFDSITTTLPYTVDTIAIDEGRLDRASLTANLWLGHGFGLSATIAANESSGHGAVVGDTFDGALPFVPDTAGRIALTWVNTNNIRATLAANYTGERLDNSGTRLEDYWTLDAGVKWESFDKRIEVDLAAFNLLDEDFDIAYAIPGWGPTFKGTVKVRF
- the kdpF gene encoding K(+)-transporting ATPase subunit F: MFVDYVLGAGVTVFLLAYLTYALIRPERF